Proteins encoded by one window of Simiduia curdlanivorans:
- the petA gene encoding ubiquinol-cytochrome c reductase iron-sulfur subunit, with protein MTNDGVNEGRRRFLTAATSVVGAVGAVGVAVPFVGSWNPSAKAKAAGAPVRANVSKLEPGQMIVVEWRGKPVYIVRRTEETLSSLGAMADSLRDPDSAEEKQQPAYAKNEYRSIKPEYLVLLGLCTHLGCAPMYRPDVGAQDLGGSEWLGGFFCPCHGSKFDLAGRVFKGVPAPINLEVPPHSYESDAVILVGVDQEA; from the coding sequence ATGACCAATGACGGTGTAAACGAGGGGCGTCGTCGTTTTCTGACAGCAGCTACCTCCGTAGTAGGCGCTGTGGGCGCTGTAGGTGTAGCGGTACCGTTTGTAGGATCTTGGAACCCAAGTGCTAAAGCCAAAGCGGCCGGTGCACCTGTGCGGGCCAATGTCTCTAAATTAGAACCCGGCCAAATGATCGTGGTTGAGTGGCGCGGTAAGCCTGTGTATATCGTTCGCCGCACAGAGGAAACTCTGAGCTCGCTGGGTGCCATGGCTGATAGCCTGCGCGATCCCGACTCCGCAGAAGAAAAGCAGCAGCCGGCTTACGCAAAAAATGAATATCGCTCCATCAAGCCTGAATACCTCGTATTGCTAGGTCTGTGTACCCACCTGGGTTGTGCGCCTATGTATCGCCCAGACGTTGGCGCCCAAGATTTGGGCGGTAGCGAGTGGTTGGGTGGCTTCTTCTGTCCCTGTCACGGTTCTAAATTCGATTTGGCTGGTCGCGTATTCAAAGGCGTGCCTGCACCAATCAACTTGGAAGTTCCCCCTCACAGTTATGAGTCCGACGCCGTTATTTTGGTCGGCGTAGATCAGGAGGCATAA
- a CDS encoding YhcB family protein encodes MFSLSTLILTVLTCLICGGVVGAFLMFALRPQEKINRELEAQLLESEAKLRDYQHEVTQHFVDTSQLINNLTRSYRDVHEHLASSALKLGNADISRQIAQAADGKLLEQSANLDADGNYKAPTDWAPKKPGKHGILSEEFGLNDDASAEDEELILNSRA; translated from the coding sequence TTGTTTTCGCTTAGCACTTTAATCCTGACCGTTTTGACCTGTTTAATCTGTGGCGGCGTGGTGGGCGCGTTTCTCATGTTCGCACTGCGCCCACAAGAAAAAATTAATCGCGAGCTCGAAGCTCAGCTTTTAGAATCGGAAGCCAAGCTGCGAGACTACCAACACGAGGTGACGCAGCACTTTGTCGACACGTCACAACTAATCAACAACCTGACTCGCTCTTACCGAGACGTGCACGAACATCTGGCATCTTCAGCCTTAAAGCTAGGTAATGCCGACATTAGTCGACAAATAGCGCAAGCAGCCGATGGTAAATTACTCGAGCAAAGTGCCAATCTGGATGCTGACGGCAATTACAAAGCACCTACCGACTGGGCGCCCAAAAAACCTGGCAAACATGGCATATTGAGCGAAGAATTTGGCTTAAACGATGACGCAAGCGCCGAAGACGAAGAGCTGATATTAAACAGCAGAGCATGA
- the hisD gene encoding histidinol dehydrogenase yields MISELSSRDANFDQQLAQLLAFETDTGEQVEQTVKQILQAVRADGDAAVLRFTAQFDQLSVSAMAELEVSADRLLAAFDGLHADKRDALLLAAERVRVYHQRQLQASWQYQESNGTILGQQITAMERVGIYVPGGKAVYPSSVLMNAIPAKVAGVDEIIMVVPAPKGEINPLVLAAAHIAGVDRVFTIGGAQAVAALAYGTATIPKVDKIVGPGNIFVATAKRAVFGAVAIDMIAGPSEILVICDGHTDPDWIAMDLFSQAEHDELAQAILISPDAAFLQAVKASIARLLPTLDRQAIAAKSLHGRGALILVESLEQAMALSNRIAPEHLELSVDEPERWLPSIRHAGAIFMGRYTAEALGDYCAGPNHVLPTSGTARFSSPLGVYDFQKRSSLIYCSPQGASELGKCASVLARGESLEAHARSAEYRILDK; encoded by the coding sequence ATGATTTCCGAACTCTCCAGTCGCGATGCCAACTTTGATCAGCAGCTTGCGCAGTTACTCGCCTTTGAAACCGATACCGGTGAGCAGGTAGAGCAAACGGTAAAACAGATTTTGCAAGCGGTGCGCGCCGACGGCGATGCGGCGGTGCTGCGTTTTACAGCGCAGTTTGATCAACTCTCTGTGTCGGCGATGGCCGAGCTAGAAGTGAGTGCAGACCGATTGTTGGCGGCCTTTGACGGGCTGCACGCGGATAAGCGCGATGCACTCTTGTTGGCCGCCGAGCGGGTGCGGGTTTATCACCAGCGCCAGCTGCAGGCGAGCTGGCAGTATCAAGAAAGCAATGGCACGATTCTAGGTCAACAAATTACCGCTATGGAGCGGGTGGGTATTTATGTACCTGGCGGCAAGGCCGTGTATCCCTCGTCGGTGTTAATGAATGCGATTCCCGCCAAAGTGGCGGGTGTCGATGAAATTATCATGGTGGTGCCGGCGCCCAAGGGCGAAATAAATCCTCTCGTGCTAGCCGCGGCGCACATTGCCGGTGTCGATCGGGTATTTACCATTGGCGGTGCCCAGGCAGTGGCCGCCTTAGCCTACGGCACGGCGACCATCCCCAAGGTGGATAAAATCGTCGGCCCGGGCAATATTTTTGTGGCCACTGCTAAGCGCGCGGTATTTGGTGCCGTTGCCATCGATATGATCGCGGGCCCGTCCGAAATTCTGGTGATTTGCGATGGTCATACAGACCCGGATTGGATTGCCATGGACCTGTTTAGTCAGGCCGAGCACGACGAGCTGGCGCAGGCCATTTTAATTTCCCCCGACGCCGCTTTTCTGCAAGCTGTAAAGGCATCCATTGCGCGCTTATTGCCGACTTTGGATCGCCAAGCGATTGCTGCAAAGTCGCTGCACGGGCGCGGGGCGTTAATTCTGGTTGAGTCCCTAGAGCAGGCGATGGCCTTATCTAACCGAATTGCGCCAGAGCACTTGGAGTTGTCGGTTGATGAGCCAGAGCGTTGGCTGCCGAGTATTCGTCATGCTGGGGCGATATTTATGGGGCGTTACACGGCTGAGGCCTTAGGTGATTACTGCGCCGGTCCGAATCATGTTTTGCCAACCTCGGGTACGGCCCGATTTTCCTCGCCCTTGGGGGTGTACGATTTTCAAAAGCGCTCGAGCTTGATCTATTGCTCGCCCCAGGGCGCTAGCGAGCTGGGTAAGTGTGCCAGCGTGTTAGCGCGCGGCGAGTCCTTAGAGGCGCACGCGCGCTCGGCTGAATATCGAATCCTCGATAAGTAA
- a CDS encoding glutathione S-transferase N-terminal domain-containing protein — MGAVAKRSSMTYFSDARDHYSHRVRIVLAEKGVTVDVEDIDPEAKPAELADLNPYNSLPTLVDRDLALYETKVMMEYLDERFPHPPLLPVYPVARAQSRLWMYRIERDWCPLIDTILENKNKDAVTKARKELRESFTAIAPIFSEMPFFMSEEFTLVDCCLAPIFWRLDSLEINIPQTKATKPLFDYMDRLFVRESFRESLTELEKEMRPFKK, encoded by the coding sequence ATGGGTGCTGTCGCGAAGCGATCATCTATGACCTATTTTTCCGATGCTCGTGACCATTACAGTCACCGAGTGCGTATTGTGCTCGCGGAAAAGGGAGTAACCGTAGACGTAGAAGATATAGATCCAGAGGCAAAGCCCGCTGAATTGGCGGATTTGAACCCCTACAACTCGTTGCCCACCCTGGTGGATCGCGATCTTGCTCTGTATGAAACGAAAGTGATGATGGAGTATTTGGACGAGCGCTTCCCGCACCCGCCACTATTACCGGTTTATCCTGTTGCCCGGGCTCAAAGCCGCTTGTGGATGTACCGCATCGAGCGCGACTGGTGCCCTTTGATCGATACTATCTTAGAAAATAAAAACAAAGATGCGGTCACTAAAGCGCGCAAAGAGTTGCGTGAAAGCTTTACCGCTATCGCGCCAATATTTTCTGAAATGCCGTTTTTCATGAGTGAAGAATTCACCTTGGTCGACTGCTGTTTGGCACCGATTTTTTGGCGTTTAGATTCGTTAGAAATTAACATTCCGCAGACTAAGGCGACTAAACCTTTGTTTGACTATATGGATCGTTTATTTGTGCGCGAATCTTTCCGTGAAAGCTTAACCGAGCTTGAAAAGGAAATGCGTCCGTTCAAGAAGTGA
- a CDS encoding ClpXP protease specificity-enhancing factor, which translates to MAMTSSRPYMIRALYEWIVDNNCTPYILVDAHASDVEVPQQHVNKEGQIVLNIAPSAVMGLSLENQAITFNARFGGIPTDIYVPSRAVLGIYARENGQGMVFEPELEPEPTPPEPSKKPQVVKPKAAKPPTPIAARPSLRVVK; encoded by the coding sequence ATGGCTATGACATCAAGCCGCCCTTACATGATTCGGGCCTTGTATGAGTGGATAGTGGATAATAACTGCACGCCGTATATTTTAGTTGATGCCCACGCCTCCGATGTGGAAGTGCCGCAACAGCACGTCAATAAAGAGGGGCAGATCGTATTAAATATCGCGCCCTCGGCTGTTATGGGGCTTAGTTTAGAAAACCAAGCCATTACATTTAACGCGCGCTTCGGCGGTATCCCCACAGATATCTATGTTCCGAGTCGCGCTGTGCTGGGGATTTATGCCCGCGAAAATGGCCAGGGCATGGTCTTTGAGCCGGAGCTAGAGCCCGAGCCGACGCCGCCTGAGCCCAGTAAGAAGCCTCAAGTGGTTAAACCCAAAGCGGCGAAACCGCCGACGCCGATTGCCGCCAGGCCCAGCCTAAGGGTGGTAAAATAA
- a CDS encoding ubiquinol-cytochrome c reductase, whose amino-acid sequence MTNWLTGLLGWVDARLPVTRAWDTHMAKYYAPKNFNFWYFFGVLSILVLVNQLLTGIWLTMSYTPTAEGAFASVEYIMRDVDFGWIIRYMHSTGASAFFLVVYLHMFRGLMYGSYKAPRELVWIFGMTIYVALMAEAFMGYVLPWGQMSYWGAQVIVSLFGAIPVVGDDLVQWIRGDYLISGITLNRFFALHVVALPIVLLALVVLHILALHEVGSNNPDGVEIKKTKDENGIPLDGVAFHPFYTVHDLVGVTVFLFAFCFVIFFMPEMGGFFLEYANFEEANNLKTPPHIAPVWYFTPFYAILRAVTFDIGPLSSKFLGLIAMGAAIAILFVLPWLDKSPVKSMRYKGNFSRVALMVFAASFVILGYLGVKAPTEGRTILAQVCTVIYFAYFIGMPFWTKREKCLPEPTRTQAKGLGAGMVWGGLLLFVALTVIPIKAVGAETAYACGAIECDVMVPDLENKESLQRGAMLFTNYCMGCHAASFSRFGRVADDLGIPHDVMMDNMVFGDRRIGELMTIPMEPAKSKAWFGATPPDLTLVARARNPEWLYTYLRNFYKDDTRPTGVNNRVFDKVAMPHAMLELQGLAECAPGPHFENGRPVRDPVTGAVIADDPCGSLKVGENKGSMNAEEFDQAIYDLVNFLEYIAEPYALDRERIGIYVLLFLLVLFVFTYLLNREYWKDIH is encoded by the coding sequence ATGACGAATTGGCTCACAGGTCTATTGGGTTGGGTTGACGCACGTCTACCGGTAACTCGCGCGTGGGATACCCACATGGCGAAGTACTATGCCCCTAAGAACTTCAACTTTTGGTATTTCTTCGGTGTTCTGTCGATTCTGGTTTTAGTTAACCAGTTGTTGACCGGCATTTGGTTGACCATGAGTTACACCCCTACCGCTGAAGGTGCATTCGCGTCGGTCGAGTACATCATGCGCGACGTGGACTTTGGTTGGATTATTCGCTACATGCACTCCACGGGTGCATCGGCGTTTTTCTTGGTGGTTTATCTGCACATGTTCCGCGGTCTTATGTACGGTTCGTACAAGGCACCCCGCGAGCTGGTGTGGATTTTCGGTATGACCATTTATGTTGCGCTAATGGCCGAAGCGTTCATGGGCTATGTGTTGCCTTGGGGCCAGATGTCCTATTGGGGTGCACAGGTTATTGTATCGCTGTTCGGTGCTATCCCCGTGGTTGGCGACGACTTGGTGCAGTGGATTCGCGGCGATTATTTGATCTCTGGTATCACCCTGAACCGCTTCTTCGCATTACACGTTGTGGCTCTGCCTATCGTGTTGCTGGCGCTGGTGGTGTTGCATATTTTGGCGTTGCACGAAGTGGGTTCTAACAACCCCGATGGCGTTGAGATTAAAAAGACCAAAGACGAAAACGGTATTCCACTGGATGGCGTGGCTTTCCACCCCTTCTATACCGTGCACGATTTGGTTGGTGTAACCGTCTTCTTGTTTGCCTTCTGTTTTGTGATTTTCTTCATGCCTGAAATGGGCGGCTTCTTTTTGGAGTACGCTAACTTTGAAGAAGCCAATAACCTGAAGACCCCGCCGCACATTGCGCCGGTCTGGTATTTCACGCCTTTCTACGCAATTTTACGCGCAGTGACCTTCGATATCGGCCCCTTGAGCTCTAAGTTTCTAGGCCTGATTGCCATGGGTGCTGCCATTGCGATTTTGTTTGTCTTGCCTTGGCTCGACAAGAGCCCCGTCAAGTCCATGCGTTACAAGGGCAACTTTAGCCGTGTTGCGCTAATGGTGTTTGCGGCATCTTTCGTTATCCTGGGTTACCTCGGCGTTAAGGCGCCAACCGAAGGTCGTACTATTCTGGCACAAGTTTGCACGGTGATTTACTTTGCCTACTTTATTGGCATGCCGTTCTGGACCAAGCGCGAGAAGTGCCTGCCTGAGCCGACGCGCACACAAGCCAAAGGCCTTGGCGCGGGTATGGTTTGGGGTGGCTTGCTGTTGTTCGTTGCGCTAACGGTTATTCCGATCAAAGCTGTCGGTGCTGAAACGGCCTATGCCTGTGGTGCCATTGAGTGCGATGTGATGGTGCCCGATCTCGAAAATAAAGAGTCGCTGCAGCGCGGTGCCATGTTGTTCACCAACTATTGCATGGGCTGTCACGCGGCAAGTTTTTCGCGCTTTGGTCGGGTTGCCGATGATCTAGGTATTCCACACGACGTGATGATGGATAACATGGTATTTGGCGATCGTCGTATTGGCGAACTGATGACTATTCCCATGGAGCCCGCCAAATCGAAAGCGTGGTTTGGTGCTACACCGCCAGACCTAACCTTGGTGGCGCGGGCGCGCAACCCAGAGTGGCTTTATACCTATTTGCGTAATTTCTACAAAGATGACACCCGTCCTACCGGTGTCAACAACCGCGTATTCGATAAAGTCGCTATGCCCCATGCCATGCTCGAGCTGCAAGGTTTGGCCGAATGTGCGCCTGGCCCGCATTTTGAAAATGGCCGCCCAGTGCGCGACCCTGTGACCGGTGCGGTGATTGCCGATGATCCGTGCGGAAGTTTAAAGGTAGGCGAGAACAAGGGCAGCATGAATGCTGAGGAGTTTGATCAGGCAATTTATGATCTGGTTAACTTTTTAGAGTATATTGCCGAGCCCTATGCGCTTGATCGCGAGCGCATTGGTATCTATGTATTGTTGTTTTTGTTAGTGCTGTTTGTTTTCACTTACTTGCTAAACCGTGAGTATTGGAAAGACATTCACTGA
- the zapE gene encoding cell division protein ZapE translates to MIRDLTPLQRYAHDITHLGFKPDAAQQQAIVLLQDLYDRLAAPKPADSVWMRLTHWFAKPDKTPEKGLYFWGGVGRGKTYLMDVFYDSLPFDNKMRVHFHRFMRRVHQELTALEGQANPLDKVADRLASETRIVCFDEFFVSDITDAMILGTLLEALFARGVALVATSNIVPDGLYKNGLQRARFLPAIALLNQHTLVVNVDGGVDYRLRALEQAALYHSPLGAPAEAAMRENFEALVPDIEEIEADVALEVEGRIIHARFEAEDVAWFDFDTLCDGPRSQNDYIELARIYHAVLVTNVPVLGGQKDDQARRFVNMVDEFYDRSVKLVISAAVPLTELYAGGRLSFEFERTSSRLLEMQSREYLARPHKP, encoded by the coding sequence ATGATTAGAGACCTGACACCGCTACAGCGCTATGCCCACGATATCACTCACCTGGGCTTTAAACCCGACGCCGCGCAACAGCAGGCGATTGTGCTGTTGCAAGATTTATATGATCGCTTGGCAGCCCCAAAGCCCGCAGACTCTGTCTGGATGCGATTGACCCACTGGTTTGCTAAGCCGGATAAAACGCCAGAAAAGGGTTTGTATTTTTGGGGTGGCGTAGGGCGTGGCAAAACCTATTTGATGGATGTTTTTTACGACTCCTTGCCCTTCGATAATAAAATGCGGGTGCACTTCCACCGGTTTATGCGTCGAGTTCATCAGGAGTTAACGGCGTTGGAAGGGCAGGCGAATCCGCTTGATAAAGTGGCCGATCGGCTGGCTAGCGAAACCCGCATCGTCTGTTTCGATGAGTTCTTCGTCAGCGATATCACCGATGCCATGATTCTGGGCACCTTGCTCGAGGCGTTGTTTGCTCGCGGTGTGGCCTTGGTGGCGACCTCGAATATCGTTCCCGATGGCCTTTATAAAAACGGTTTACAGCGGGCCCGATTCCTGCCCGCCATTGCGTTGCTGAATCAGCACACGCTGGTGGTTAACGTCGATGGTGGGGTGGATTATCGCCTGCGGGCGTTGGAGCAGGCGGCGCTTTATCACTCGCCGCTTGGCGCGCCCGCAGAAGCCGCCATGCGCGAAAACTTTGAGGCCTTGGTGCCGGATATTGAGGAAATCGAGGCCGATGTGGCACTGGAGGTGGAGGGGCGTATCATACACGCGCGCTTCGAGGCTGAAGATGTGGCTTGGTTTGATTTTGATACCCTTTGCGACGGCCCTCGCTCGCAGAACGACTACATAGAGCTTGCGCGTATTTACCATGCGGTGCTGGTGACCAATGTGCCGGTTTTGGGTGGGCAGAAGGACGATCAAGCGCGGCGCTTCGTGAATATGGTGGATGAATTTTACGATCGTAGCGTAAAATTGGTGATATCGGCCGCCGTGCCGTTAACCGAGCTCTATGCCGGTGGTCGCTTGAGCTTCGAGTTCGAGCGCACCAGTAGCCGGTTGCTGGAGATGCAAAGCCGCGAATATCTAGCGCGGCCGCATAAGCCTTAA
- the rplM gene encoding 50S ribosomal protein L13: MKTYSAKPETVQRDWFIVDADGKTLGRMATEIASRLRGKHKPEYTPHVDTGDYIVVVNADKVRVTGNKTTDKMYHRHTEFPGGLKTMSFEKLLAHAPERIIQSAVKGMLPKGPLGRAMFRKLKVYAGSAHPHTAQQPKELNI; the protein is encoded by the coding sequence ATGAAGACATACAGTGCTAAACCCGAAACAGTCCAGCGCGACTGGTTCATTGTCGATGCTGATGGCAAGACTCTAGGCCGCATGGCTACCGAGATCGCTAGTCGTTTGCGTGGCAAGCACAAGCCTGAGTACACCCCGCATGTGGACACTGGCGACTACATCGTTGTAGTCAACGCAGATAAAGTGCGTGTTACTGGAAACAAGACGACGGACAAGATGTATCACCGTCACACCGAGTTTCCTGGTGGTTTGAAGACAATGAGCTTTGAAAAGCTTCTTGCTCATGCCCCCGAGCGCATTATTCAGAGTGCTGTTAAGGGTATGTTACCCAAAGGCCCTCTGGGACGCGCCATGTTCCGCAAGCTGAAAGTGTACGCTGGTAGTGCTCACCCGCACACTGCACAGCAACCTAAAGAACTGAATATCTAA
- a CDS encoding trypsin-like peptidase domain-containing protein: protein MTLKKIFDYLAWPVACGLLIALFFLVFSKQITPLLSPALANVTNNLPGTGPVSYADAVKKTAPAVVNIFTQRRVANQTNPLVNDPLFRHFYNNSNIPQQERLQSSLGSGVIMNPEGYILTNHHVINGADQIVALLTDGREAQARVIGTDPDTDLAVLKINLDNLQAIPIGDPSKARVGDVVLAIGNPFGVGQTVTQGIISAVGRYGLGINTFENYLQTDAAINPGNSGGALIDARGNLIGINTAILDKTGFSVGISFAVPIDMALRTLKDIAEHGNVIRGWIGVEAQKMTPQLARNLGLDINLGVIVTAVYKESPAYKVGIRPGDIITDLNGIALGDGRKGVQFIEQSRPGDSITLGIQRGLQKTEVKLVMAAQPSR, encoded by the coding sequence ATGACTTTGAAAAAAATATTCGATTACTTGGCATGGCCAGTTGCTTGCGGCCTACTTATCGCCCTCTTTTTTCTGGTTTTCTCAAAACAGATCACTCCCCTGCTAAGCCCAGCACTCGCCAATGTCACGAATAATTTGCCTGGTACTGGGCCAGTGTCTTATGCCGATGCGGTTAAAAAGACGGCGCCCGCTGTGGTCAATATTTTTACCCAGCGCCGAGTGGCAAACCAAACCAACCCGCTGGTAAACGACCCGCTATTTCGCCACTTCTACAACAATTCCAACATCCCCCAGCAAGAGCGCCTGCAGTCGTCGCTGGGTTCGGGCGTTATCATGAATCCTGAGGGCTACATCTTAACCAACCACCACGTTATCAATGGCGCCGATCAAATAGTGGCGCTGCTAACCGACGGCCGAGAGGCACAGGCACGCGTTATTGGCACAGACCCAGATACGGATCTGGCAGTGTTAAAAATTAACCTAGACAATCTCCAAGCCATTCCCATTGGCGACCCTAGCAAGGCGCGAGTGGGCGATGTGGTACTGGCCATCGGCAACCCTTTTGGCGTTGGCCAAACAGTAACACAGGGCATTATTAGCGCTGTTGGCCGTTACGGCTTAGGCATCAACACCTTCGAGAACTACCTCCAAACCGACGCCGCCATCAACCCCGGCAACTCCGGTGGCGCATTAATTGACGCGCGCGGAAATTTAATCGGTATCAACACGGCGATTCTCGATAAAACCGGCTTTTCCGTGGGTATTAGCTTCGCCGTGCCCATCGACATGGCGCTGCGAACACTGAAAGACATCGCCGAACACGGCAACGTTATACGCGGCTGGATTGGGGTTGAAGCGCAAAAAATGACGCCGCAACTGGCCAGAAACCTCGGCTTGGATATCAACCTCGGCGTCATAGTTACCGCGGTGTATAAAGAAAGTCCCGCCTACAAGGTAGGGATAAGACCTGGCGATATCATTACCGACCTGAATGGCATAGCGCTGGGCGACGGCCGTAAAGGGGTGCAATTTATTGAACAAAGCCGCCCCGGCGACAGCATCACCTTGGGCATACAGCGCGGCCTGCAGAAAACCGAGGTGAAGCTTGTGATGGCGGCGCAACCGAGTCGCTAA
- the rpsI gene encoding 30S ribosomal protein S9: MADTQYYGTGRRKTSTARVFIKAGSGNITINERTLDAYFGREVARMIVRQPLELTDNVAKFDVTVTVKGGGSFGQAGAIRHGLTRALMAYDEALRPSLREAGYVTRDSREVERKKVGLRKARKKPQFSKR, translated from the coding sequence ATGGCAGATACTCAATATTACGGTACCGGTCGCCGCAAGACCTCAACTGCTCGCGTTTTCATTAAGGCTGGCAGTGGCAACATCACCATCAATGAGCGTACTTTGGACGCTTACTTTGGTCGTGAAGTGGCTCGTATGATTGTTCGTCAACCACTTGAGCTGACTGACAATGTTGCAAAGTTCGACGTCACCGTTACCGTAAAAGGTGGTGGTAGCTTCGGTCAAGCGGGTGCAATCCGTCACGGTTTAACCCGTGCGTTGATGGCCTATGACGAAGCCTTGCGTCCAAGCTTGCGTGAAGCGGGTTATGTAACTCGCGATTCGCGTGAAGTTGAACGTAAGAAAGTGGGCTTGCGTAAAGCACGTAAGAAGCCACAGTTCTCCAAGCGTTAA
- a CDS encoding CvfB family protein — translation MIQLGQFHTLPVQRLSDFGAFLGAGDLGEVLLPRRYVTEGLKVGDFVRVFLHMDSEDRPVATTETPKAVVGQFACLKVNSITKFGAFLDWGLGKDLLVPFGEQQRPMEEGKSYLVYIYLNPHDGRLTASSKVDKFLDKKQPYFKAGQPVDLIIANSTDLGFKAIVNHSHWGVLFSDEVFQRLSFGQPIKGFIKRVRPDGKIDLSLRSSQEQGDSHAQVILKYLDSNNGFAPLHDKSSPEQIKRAFAMSKASFKRTIGHLYKQGIIDLEDGGIRRK, via the coding sequence ATGATTCAACTAGGTCAGTTTCACACCTTGCCGGTGCAGCGACTATCCGATTTTGGCGCCTTTTTGGGCGCAGGTGATTTAGGTGAAGTGCTGCTCCCTAGGCGCTACGTGACCGAGGGGCTAAAGGTTGGCGATTTCGTCCGCGTTTTTTTGCACATGGACTCGGAAGATCGCCCCGTGGCTACCACCGAAACACCTAAGGCTGTGGTGGGGCAGTTTGCCTGCTTAAAGGTCAATTCAATTACTAAGTTTGGCGCCTTTTTGGATTGGGGTTTGGGTAAGGATCTTCTCGTCCCCTTTGGCGAGCAGCAGCGGCCGATGGAGGAGGGCAAGTCTTATTTGGTGTATATCTACCTTAACCCGCACGACGGGCGATTAACGGCCAGTTCTAAAGTTGACAAGTTCCTCGATAAGAAACAGCCTTACTTCAAGGCTGGCCAGCCGGTGGATTTGATCATTGCCAACAGTACCGACCTCGGCTTTAAAGCGATTGTTAACCATAGCCATTGGGGGGTTTTGTTTAGCGACGAGGTGTTTCAGCGGCTCAGTTTTGGTCAGCCCATTAAAGGCTTCATTAAGCGGGTTAGGCCCGACGGTAAAATAGACTTGAGCTTGCGCAGCAGTCAGGAGCAGGGCGACAGTCACGCTCAGGTGATACTAAAATATCTAGACAGTAATAACGGCTTTGCTCCGCTGCACGATAAGTCCTCGCCGGAGCAAATAAAGCGCGCATTCGCGATGAGTAAAGCGTCTTTTAAGCGCACGATTGGCCATCTTTATAAGCAGGGCATCATCGATTTGGAAGACGGAGGTATTCGTCGAAAGTAG
- a CDS encoding alpha/beta hydrolase: protein MFNLKETTLLIEGPAGDVELLTQRGDDEGALRGANYFAVIAHPHPVHGGSMSNKVVSTLARAYRQLGIDSVRFNFRGVGQSQGAFDQGRGELDDLLAVCGWAQKQLPASTLLLAGFSFGSAIAAAASFAVPAAHLILVAPPVERYAYDKSGAFSQPVAVAIGEQDELVDVAGMRRWFDGLSGAKQLLVIPETGHFFHGRLTELKDWLVQQLAGIGHGASAGGEA from the coding sequence TTGTTTAACCTAAAAGAAACTACATTATTGATCGAAGGACCCGCGGGAGATGTCGAGCTACTCACCCAGAGGGGCGACGATGAAGGTGCTCTGCGCGGCGCCAATTATTTTGCCGTGATTGCGCACCCTCACCCAGTGCATGGCGGCAGTATGAGCAATAAGGTGGTGTCGACCTTGGCGCGGGCCTATCGGCAATTGGGCATAGATTCGGTGCGTTTTAATTTCAGGGGCGTTGGCCAAAGTCAGGGCGCCTTTGATCAGGGGCGTGGAGAGCTAGACGATCTGTTGGCGGTCTGTGGCTGGGCGCAAAAGCAGCTGCCGGCATCAACACTTTTGCTGGCCGGCTTTTCCTTTGGTTCTGCCATCGCCGCGGCGGCAAGTTTTGCGGTTCCAGCTGCGCACCTGATCTTGGTGGCGCCGCCAGTAGAGCGTTACGCCTATGATAAGAGTGGGGCTTTTTCTCAGCCCGTAGCTGTTGCCATTGGCGAGCAAGACGAGTTGGTTGATGTGGCGGGTATGAGGCGCTGGTTTGATGGCTTGAGTGGCGCAAAGCAGCTACTCGTTATCCCTGAAACGGGCCACTTTTTTCACGGCCGGCTTACCGAGTTGAAAGACTGGTTGGTACAGCAGCTAGCGGGGATTGGCCATGGTGCGTCTGCTGGTGGAGAGGCCTGA